CCTCGATGGCGTTGTCGCCGTCGTGCAGCGTGACGTTCGCCCTCAGCGTGGCGCCCTGGCGCGTGAAGGTGAGGTCCTGGCCGTCGTGCTCGCCCACGACCGTGGCGTCCGAGGGCGCCGTGACGGCCGCCACCACCTCGACCTGGCGGGAGCCGGTGACGACGTCCCCGTCGTCGTGCGAGGTGAACTCGACCGAGACGATCGTGACCTGCGGCGTGGAGCAGGCGGCGAGGACGAGCAGGGCGAGGCCCACGAGGCTGCGCGTGTATCGGCGCATGACGTTCCCTCCAGATGCATGACGTGCGCGGCCTGACGGCCCCCACGGACACGCCGAGGCTGGTGTTGGCCGCCAGTCTAGGCGAGGGCTCGCGGGCGAGGCTGTGCGGTTTGTGCCTTATCGTGGACCGCAAGCGTCCATGCCGACGAGCGAACGGGGGCACAGTTGACCAGCACGGCGACCCGGCTGCCAGACGTCTTCACCGACCCGGCCACCGGCAGGCGGATAAGCCTGCTCGACTACAAGGCCAGGAACATGCGCCTGTCGTGGGCGATGGCCCTCCTCACCGCGCTCATCCTCGCGGCGCTGGCCTACCTGCTGGCGCAGGTCACCGACATCGCCTCCACCGGCTTCTTCGTCGGGTCGGCGCTGGCGATAGGCGGCGCGCAGGGGCTGGTGGGGTTCTACCTCTCCGACAAGATCGCCCTCGCCGCCGCCGGCGCGCACAAGGCCACGGCGGCCGAGCACCGCTACCTGGTGAACGTGACCGAGGCCGTGGCGATCGGCGCCGGCGTGCCGGCGCCCGACGTCTACGTGATCGACTCGCCCGCCCCCAACGCCTTCGCCACGGGCCGCAACCCCGAGCGCAGCTCCATAGCCGTCACGAAGGGGCTCATCGAGCTCCTCGACAGGCAGGAGCTCGAGGGCGTGGTGGCCCACGAGATGGCGCACATCAGGAACTACGACGTGAGGTTCATGTCCATGCTGGTCGCCACGGTCGGCGCGATCCTCGTCCTGCGCGACCTGGTCATGCGCTGGCTGTACTGGGGCGGGGTGGGCAGCGGCTACGGCCGCAGGCGGCGCTCCGACCGCGGGGGAGACGGCGCCCGCGGTCAGGGCGTCATGGCCCTGCTGCTCATCGCCCTGCTGGTCCTGGCGCCGGTGCTGGCGACCCTCCTGAGGCTGGCGGTGAGCCGGAGGCGCGAGTACCTGGCCGACGCCGCCGCCGCCTACATCACCCGCAACCCCGAGGGCCTGGCCAGGGCGCTGGAGAAGATCCGCGACTACCGCGGGCCGCCCCTGGAGGTGAGCGAGGGCGTGAGGCACATGTTCTTCGTGAACCCCATCAGGGGGCAGAACCACGTGGACCTCATGGCCACGCACCCGCCCATCCAGGAGCGCATCGACAGGCTGCGGCGGATGTGAGTGCTAGATTCACCATAGGGTCCAGCCCAGCCGCGGGCGCCAGGACTCCGCCCGGAGGTCCTTCCCGCCGATGCCCCCTCATGACTGAGACGATCGCGTTCACGCTCACGCTCGACGGGCGCGCGGCGACGTGGTGCCCGGCCGTGCTGGAGGCGTTCGGCTACGCCGCCCACGAGTTCGTGGGCCGCCCCTTCGCGGAGCTGCTCGCCGTCGAGGGCCGCGGCGCGTCGGACCGGGCCGTCGAGCGGGCGCTGGCCGAGGGCCACGCCGACGTCGCCGGCTGGCGGGTCGGCAAGGACGGCCTACGCACGCTCGTCACCGGCACGCTCACCCTGCTCGTCGGCGAGGACGGGCGTCCCTCCGGCATCGCGGCCTCACTGCGCCGGGTCGCCGGCGAGCGGCCCTCCCGCTCGCGGCCGCCGGCGCCCGAGGAGGACCGCGACCTCGTGGCCGAGGCCGTGTGGTCGCTGCCCGAGGCGTTCTATGCCCTCGACGCCCAGCAGCGCTTCGTCTACGCGAACCAGGTCATCGAGCGGCTCTGGGGCGTGCCCCGCGACGAGCTCCTCGGCCGCCACATCGCCGAGGTCTTCCCGGAGCTGCTCGACTCGGAGCTGCTGCGCCGCCACATCGAGGCCGTCGCGGACAGGAGGCCCGCGCGCTTCGAGGCCTTCTCGCCCATCAGGGGGCGGACCGTCGAGGTCCTGCTGCTGCCGCTGCGCGACGGCACGGCCGCGCTGATCCGCGACCCGCTGGAGCTAGTCGCCTACGCCGAGCAGGGGCGCGCCGACCTGCCCGGCTCGACGCTGGAGGTCGCCGTGCAGCGCTTCTCACCGGCGACGGGGCAGCTAGCGCTGGTCGGACCGCCCACGGACGTCTTCGGGCTGCACGCGGGGGAGACCATCGCCAGCCAGGAGCGGAAGCTGGCGCTCGTCATCCCCGCCGACCGCAAG
The sequence above is a segment of the Trueperaceae bacterium genome. Coding sequences within it:
- a CDS encoding M48 family metallopeptidase, translated to MTSTATRLPDVFTDPATGRRISLLDYKARNMRLSWAMALLTALILAALAYLLAQVTDIASTGFFVGSALAIGGAQGLVGFYLSDKIALAAAGAHKATAAEHRYLVNVTEAVAIGAGVPAPDVYVIDSPAPNAFATGRNPERSSIAVTKGLIELLDRQELEGVVAHEMAHIRNYDVRFMSMLVATVGAILVLRDLVMRWLYWGGVGSGYGRRRRSDRGGDGARGQGVMALLLIALLVLAPVLATLLRLAVSRRREYLADAAAAYITRNPEGLARALEKIRDYRGPPLEVSEGVRHMFFVNPIRGQNHVDLMATHPPIQERIDRLRRM